In Zobellia roscoffensis, the following are encoded in one genomic region:
- a CDS encoding quinol:cytochrome C oxidoreductase — MYTFSNKLKIGSFILMALGVLGIAIGFISAPSTVEEAKAIVASHSDGHGDAHGAVEAQGAVAADGHGEAVEAHGEAHDSSHDEHLLHQLQNKPWAALYVAAFFFFMIALGVLAFYAIQRAAQAGWSPLLFRVMEGITAYLVPGGIIVFVILVMSVLHMNHLFVWMDADVVAHDHLLQGKAGYLNPTFFLIRAAVFLGGWIFYREYSRKLSLRQDESNDDSNFKLNFRWSAGFLVFYLVSESIMSWDWIMSVDPHWFSTLFGWYVFASMFVSGITVIAMVTVYLKSRGYLPDVNDSHIHDLAKFMFGISIFWTYLWFSQFMLIWYSNIPEEVTYYVTRIADYRLPFFGMIAMNFLFPVLLLMNSDYKRLNWFVVLAGIVILGGHYMDIFNMIMPSTVGDQWFIGIPEIGAVLFFAGLFIFWVFRALSTAPLQPKRNPFIEESRHFHY, encoded by the coding sequence ATGTATACGTTTTCAAACAAATTAAAGATCGGTTCCTTTATTTTAATGGCTCTTGGAGTACTTGGGATTGCTATCGGATTTATTTCGGCGCCTAGTACAGTAGAAGAGGCAAAAGCTATAGTAGCTAGTCATAGTGACGGACACGGCGATGCTCATGGAGCAGTAGAGGCGCAGGGTGCTGTAGCTGCTGACGGTCATGGTGAGGCTGTTGAGGCACATGGGGAAGCTCACGATTCTTCTCACGATGAACATCTTTTACATCAATTACAGAATAAGCCATGGGCAGCGTTGTATGTAGCCGCATTCTTTTTCTTTATGATTGCATTGGGTGTATTGGCATTTTATGCTATACAACGAGCTGCTCAGGCAGGATGGTCACCATTGTTATTTAGAGTGATGGAAGGTATTACGGCTTATTTGGTACCAGGTGGAATCATTGTGTTTGTTATATTGGTAATGTCAGTATTACATATGAACCATTTGTTTGTTTGGATGGATGCTGATGTTGTGGCTCATGATCATCTGTTACAGGGTAAAGCTGGTTACTTGAATCCAACATTCTTTTTAATAAGAGCTGCTGTTTTCTTAGGAGGATGGATTTTTTACAGAGAATATTCTAGAAAATTGTCATTGAGACAAGATGAATCTAATGATGATTCTAATTTTAAATTGAACTTTAGATGGTCAGCCGGTTTCTTGGTTTTCTATTTGGTTTCTGAATCTATCATGTCTTGGGATTGGATTATGAGTGTAGATCCTCACTGGTTCAGTACACTTTTTGGATGGTATGTTTTTGCTAGTATGTTTGTATCTGGTATTACTGTAATTGCTATGGTAACGGTATACCTAAAATCTAGAGGTTATTTACCAGATGTTAATGATAGTCATATACATGATTTAGCAAAATTCATGTTCGGTATAAGTATCTTTTGGACGTACCTTTGGTTCTCTCAATTCATGCTTATCTGGTACTCTAACATTCCGGAGGAGGTTACGTACTATGTAACAAGAATTGCGGATTATAGATTGCCGTTTTTTGGTATGATAGCTATGAACTTTTTATTCCCTGTATTACTTTTAATGAATAGCGATTATAAGCGTTTAAACTGGTTTGTAGTTTTGGCAGGTATCGTTATACTAGGAGGACATTACATGGATATTTTTAATATGATTATGCCGTCAACTGTGGGTGACCAATGGTTTATCGGTATCCCTGAAATTGGAGCTGTTCTTTTCTTTGCAGGCTTGTTTATATTCTGGGTGTTCCGTGCTTTGTCCACTGCACCTTTACAGCCTAAACGTAACCCGTTTATAGAGGAAAGCAGACATTTTCATTATTAG
- a CDS encoding cytochrome c oxidase subunit II, with protein sequence MTTLLTLVVLALVAIAIWQMTKIFELSQLKAENSQIANDSDNNTNGYLLFAFLIFIYGITIFSFWKYSKFLLPEAGSAHGAEYDSLMLVSFIIIFIVQTLTQALLHYFGYKYRGVEGKRALFFADSDRLEFIWTIIPVIVLSGLILWGLYTWTTIMDVNDEDDPLIVELYAQQFSWTARYGGEDNVLGKANVRMIDINKANVLGLDESDTYAADDIIVKELHLPVGRKVNFKMRSQDVLHSAYMPHFRAQMNCVPGMITEFSFTPIHTTEEMRQNPDVADKVKRTNAIRSERAAKGEENSDPWEFDYILLCNKICGKSHYNMQMKIIVETQEEYDAWVAEQKTFGQNVMGQASTDEFKKIETATASH encoded by the coding sequence ATGACTACATTATTGACTTTAGTGGTTTTAGCCCTTGTGGCAATTGCGATTTGGCAGATGACGAAGATATTCGAACTGTCTCAGCTCAAGGCCGAAAATTCTCAAATAGCTAACGATTCGGATAACAATACGAATGGGTACCTTTTGTTCGCCTTTCTTATTTTTATCTACGGAATTACAATTTTTAGTTTCTGGAAATATTCTAAATTTTTACTTCCAGAGGCGGGTTCTGCACATGGTGCGGAATATGATTCCTTAATGTTGGTGTCTTTCATAATTATTTTTATTGTACAAACACTTACACAAGCTTTACTTCATTATTTTGGGTACAAGTACCGTGGCGTAGAAGGGAAAAGAGCTCTTTTCTTTGCAGATAGTGATCGTTTAGAGTTTATCTGGACTATTATTCCGGTAATTGTTTTGTCTGGTCTTATCCTTTGGGGATTGTATACATGGACAACCATTATGGATGTTAATGATGAAGATGATCCATTAATTGTAGAGCTGTATGCTCAACAGTTTAGTTGGACGGCTAGATACGGGGGCGAAGATAACGTTCTTGGTAAGGCTAACGTAAGAATGATTGATATAAATAAGGCGAATGTTCTTGGTTTAGATGAATCAGATACATATGCTGCAGATGATATTATTGTAAAAGAATTACACCTGCCAGTAGGTAGAAAGGTAAACTTTAAAATGCGATCACAAGACGTATTGCATTCAGCTTATATGCCTCATTTTAGAGCACAGATGAATTGTGTTCCAGGTATGATTACTGAGTTTTCTTTTACACCAATTCATACTACTGAAGAAATGCGTCAGAATCCAGATGTGGCTGATAAAGTTAAACGTACTAATGCAATTAGATCGGAGAGAGCCGCTAAAGGAGAGGAGAATTCAGATCCATGGGAATTTGATTACATTTTGCTTTGTAATAAAATTTGTGGAAAGTCTCACTACAATATGCAAATGAAGATTATCGTAGAAACTCAAGAAGAGTATGACGCTTGGGTAGCTGAACAAAAAACATTTGGACAAAATGTAATGGGTCAGGCATCTACCGATGAATTCAAGAAGATAGAAACCGCAACAGCAAGTCACTAA
- a CDS encoding TAT-variant-translocated molybdopterin oxidoreductase — protein MASNKKYWKNEAELNPNDSIVETLRQNEFVEQIPVDDFLGDKESLSATSTNRRDFLKYVGFSTAAASLAACEGPVHKSIPYVVQPENIVPGVANYYATTIANGFDFASILIKTREGRPIKVENNKEAKVAGSANARVQASVLSLYDSTRLQGPMANGEPTEWSVLDAAVKAKLGSLKNSGQQIALLTQTYASPSTDRLIGDLKAEYSNVNHVVYDAISEDAAASAFEAKYGERALADYDFEKAELIVSFGADILGDWQGGNYDGGYAKGRIPKNGKMSRHVQFEANMTLSGANADKRVPLTPMQQKIALAQLYAKLNGTSVGGELSENVQKTIDDVAARIRKNKSGAVVVTGLDDINAQTVVLAINEMLGSKAYDAASPRYVRQGNVKAVQKLISDMKAGKVGALLVDGVNPMYTLPNAADFKEGVEKVDLSVVFSNNWNETTEVAQYTASANHFLESWGDTQIKKGQYSLVQPTIKELFDTRQFQTALLKWIGSDKSYYEYVKETWSQSILAGNDWNKALHDGVYSASGMAMSSDADPENTASVEVDKEVVEANVAEEVAAQAGIPIATAINSLVNATSGGGVELTLYPKTGMGAGQQANNPWLQEFPDPITRVSWDNYVTVSKADAERLGFVNEHVANGGLDGSYANVTVNGVALSNVPVIIQPGQAIGSIGLSLGYGRKVGMKTEMQTGVNAYPLYQDFNSVQAATIEKASGMHEFACIQLHKTLMGRGDIIKETTLEIFNTKDHAEWNPQPQVSLDHQEVPATSVDLWDSFDRTIGHHFNMSIDLNACTGCGACVIACHAENNVPVVGKEEVRKSRDMHWLRIDRYYSSEDTFEGDNIKKEEFDGLSGDKGSLGGFGELEDPAANPQVAFQPVMCQHCNHAPCETVCPVAATSHSRQGQNHMAYNRCVGTRYCANNCPYKVRRFNWFLYNNNDEFDYHMNNDLGKMVLNPDVNVRSRGVIEKCSMCIQMTQKSILDAKRDGRLVKDEEFQTACSSACSTGAIIFGDVNDKESEVSELAESNRMYHLLEHVGTKPNVFYHVKVRNTNEA, from the coding sequence ATGGCATCAAACAAAAAATATTGGAAAAACGAAGCGGAATTAAATCCGAACGATTCCATTGTTGAGACGCTAAGACAGAACGAGTTTGTTGAGCAAATTCCAGTAGATGATTTTTTGGGTGATAAAGAAAGTCTATCCGCTACATCTACTAATAGGAGAGATTTCCTTAAATATGTTGGGTTTAGCACTGCGGCGGCTTCATTAGCTGCTTGTGAAGGGCCTGTGCATAAATCTATTCCTTACGTTGTTCAGCCGGAAAATATTGTTCCGGGTGTTGCTAATTATTATGCAACTACTATAGCAAACGGTTTTGACTTTGCAAGTATTCTTATAAAGACAAGAGAAGGCAGGCCTATTAAGGTTGAGAATAATAAAGAAGCTAAAGTAGCGGGTTCTGCTAATGCAAGGGTTCAGGCGTCCGTATTGTCTTTGTATGATAGTACGCGTTTGCAAGGACCGATGGCGAATGGCGAGCCTACTGAGTGGTCGGTTTTAGATGCAGCTGTAAAAGCAAAGTTAGGTAGTCTTAAGAATTCAGGTCAGCAGATTGCTTTGTTGACTCAAACTTATGCGAGTCCGTCTACGGATAGATTAATAGGTGATTTAAAAGCGGAATATAGTAATGTAAATCATGTGGTTTATGATGCTATTTCTGAAGATGCTGCAGCCAGTGCTTTCGAAGCGAAGTATGGTGAGCGTGCATTAGCTGATTACGATTTTGAAAAAGCAGAGTTGATAGTTTCTTTCGGGGCTGATATCTTAGGAGATTGGCAAGGAGGTAACTATGATGGTGGCTATGCTAAAGGGCGTATTCCTAAAAATGGAAAAATGTCGCGTCACGTGCAGTTTGAGGCGAATATGACCTTGAGTGGTGCTAATGCTGATAAGCGTGTGCCTTTGACTCCGATGCAGCAAAAAATAGCTTTGGCGCAGTTGTATGCTAAGTTGAATGGCACAAGTGTTGGTGGTGAACTTTCTGAGAATGTTCAGAAAACAATCGATGATGTAGCTGCTCGAATAAGAAAAAATAAAAGTGGAGCTGTAGTTGTTACAGGTCTTGATGATATAAATGCCCAGACAGTTGTTTTGGCTATCAATGAAATGTTGGGAAGTAAAGCATATGATGCAGCTTCTCCTCGTTATGTTAGGCAAGGTAATGTTAAGGCGGTACAGAAGTTGATTTCTGATATGAAAGCGGGCAAAGTTGGTGCGTTGTTAGTTGATGGTGTCAATCCTATGTATACGTTGCCAAATGCAGCAGATTTTAAAGAAGGTGTTGAGAAAGTAGATCTTTCAGTTGTGTTTTCTAATAATTGGAATGAAACTACAGAAGTTGCTCAGTATACAGCATCTGCTAATCATTTCTTAGAGTCATGGGGTGATACTCAGATAAAGAAAGGTCAATATAGTTTGGTTCAACCAACTATAAAAGAGCTTTTTGATACAAGACAGTTTCAGACTGCTTTATTGAAATGGATAGGTAGTGATAAATCATATTACGAATATGTAAAAGAAACATGGTCTCAGTCGATATTGGCTGGAAATGATTGGAATAAAGCGCTACATGATGGGGTTTATTCTGCTTCGGGTATGGCTATGTCTTCTGATGCTGATCCTGAAAATACTGCTTCGGTTGAAGTAGATAAAGAGGTTGTTGAGGCAAATGTGGCTGAGGAAGTTGCTGCGCAAGCGGGAATTCCTATTGCTACGGCAATTAATAGTCTTGTAAACGCTACAAGTGGTGGTGGAGTTGAGCTTACATTGTATCCTAAAACAGGTATGGGTGCAGGTCAGCAGGCAAACAACCCTTGGTTGCAAGAATTTCCTGACCCTATTACAAGGGTGTCTTGGGATAACTATGTTACTGTTTCTAAAGCGGATGCTGAGCGTTTAGGTTTTGTAAACGAGCATGTAGCTAATGGTGGTTTAGATGGTAGTTATGCAAATGTGACTGTTAATGGGGTTGCTCTTAGCAATGTTCCTGTAATTATTCAGCCAGGTCAAGCTATCGGTTCTATAGGTCTTTCTTTAGGTTATGGAAGAAAAGTAGGTATGAAAACCGAAATGCAGACAGGTGTTAATGCATATCCTTTATATCAAGATTTTAACAGCGTACAAGCTGCTACTATAGAAAAAGCTTCTGGAATGCATGAGTTTGCGTGTATTCAGTTGCATAAGACCTTAATGGGTAGGGGTGATATTATCAAGGAAACTACCTTAGAGATATTCAATACAAAAGATCATGCAGAATGGAATCCTCAACCTCAGGTTTCGTTAGATCACCAAGAGGTGCCTGCAACTTCTGTTGATTTGTGGGATAGTTTTGATCGTACTATCGGTCATCACTTTAACATGTCTATCGATTTAAATGCTTGTACGGGTTGTGGTGCTTGTGTTATTGCTTGTCATGCAGAGAACAATGTTCCTGTGGTAGGTAAAGAAGAAGTAAGAAAGAGTAGAGATATGCACTGGTTGCGTATCGATAGATATTATTCTTCAGAAGATACTTTTGAGGGTGATAATATTAAGAAGGAAGAATTTGATGGCTTATCTGGTGATAAAGGTTCGTTAGGTGGTTTTGGTGAATTGGAAGATCCGGCAGCTAATCCACAAGTAGCTTTTCAGCCTGTAATGTGTCAGCACTGTAATCATGCGCCGTGTGAAACAGTTTGTCCGGTTGCTGCTACATCACATAGCCGTCAAGGTCAAAACCATATGGCGTATAACCGTTGTGTAGGTACGAGATATTGTGCTAACAACTGCCCTTATAAAGTGCGTAGATTTAACTGGTTCTTGTATAACAACAATGATGAGTTTGATTATCATATGAACAATGATTTGGGCAAGATGGTATTGAATCCTGATGTTAATGTTCGTTCTAGAGGGGTTATAGAAAAATGTTCAATGTGTATACAGATGACTCAAAAATCTATCTTAGATGCTAAGAGAGATGGTCGTCTTGTAAAAGATGAGGAGTTTCAGACGGCTTGTTCTTCTGCATGTAGCACAGGGGCTATAATCTTTGGTGATGTTAATGATAAGGAAAGTGAAGTTTCTGAATTAGCAGAAAGCAATCGCATGTACCATTTATTGGAACATGTAGGAACTAAGCCAAATGTGTTCTACCATGTTAAGGTAAGAAACACAAACGAAGCATAA
- a CDS encoding DUF3341 domain-containing protein, producing MASKAIHAYYDDDDVLMLAVKKVKAAKHHIEEVYCPFPVHGLDKAMGLAPTRLAITAFIYGCVGISVATLMMNYIMIEDWPQDIGGKPSFSYLENMPAFVPIMFELTVFFAAHLMVITFYMRSRLWPFKEAENPDVRTTDDHFLMEIDIHDNEKELKDLLLDTGAVEINIVEKTSH from the coding sequence ATGGCATCAAAAGCGATACATGCATATTATGATGATGATGACGTGCTAATGCTTGCCGTTAAAAAGGTAAAAGCAGCCAAGCATCACATCGAAGAGGTATATTGTCCATTTCCTGTACATGGTTTAGACAAAGCCATGGGTCTGGCGCCAACGCGTTTAGCAATTACGGCTTTTATTTATGGCTGTGTTGGTATTTCTGTAGCGACTTTGATGATGAATTACATCATGATTGAAGATTGGCCTCAAGATATTGGAGGTAAACCAAGTTTTAGTTACTTAGAGAACATGCCGGCTTTTGTGCCAATTATGTTTGAGCTTACAGTTTTCTTTGCGGCTCACTTAATGGTAATTACTTTTTATATGAGAAGTCGTTTATGGCCTTTCAAAGAAGCTGAAAACCCGGATGTTCGTACTACTGATGACCATTTTTTAATGGAAATCGATATTCACGATAACGAGAAAGAATTAAAAGATCTGTTGTTGGATACAGGGGCAGTGGAGATAAATATAGTTGAAAAAACCAGTCATTAA
- a CDS encoding c-type cytochrome, whose protein sequence is MNSFSKIGIVFGLLLCVTACADKNSPNYQYMPNMYEPVGYEAYGEVDFLPNGQEAMTPPENTISRGWIPYGYENTPEGKELARVQSSPLDSLNMEEDLAVGGQLYTIYCAICHGDKGDGQGTLVKREKILGVPNYSDAARNITIGTAYHTIHYGLNSMGSYASQMDTKEMWQVSEYVMKLKQDLTK, encoded by the coding sequence ATGAACAGTTTTAGCAAAATAGGAATCGTTTTCGGGTTGCTACTGTGTGTTACGGCCTGTGCCGATAAAAACAGTCCCAACTACCAATATATGCCTAATATGTATGAGCCGGTAGGTTACGAGGCATATGGTGAGGTAGACTTTCTTCCGAATGGTCAAGAGGCAATGACTCCACCAGAAAATACAATTTCTCGTGGGTGGATACCTTACGGTTATGAAAATACACCAGAAGGAAAAGAATTGGCAAGAGTTCAATCTAGCCCATTAGATTCTTTGAATATGGAAGAGGATTTAGCAGTTGGAGGTCAGTTGTATACCATTTACTGTGCTATATGCCACGGGGATAAGGGAGATGGGCAAGGTACACTTGTGAAAAGAGAAAAGATTTTGGGTGTTCCTAATTATTCAGATGCCGCTCGAAATATTACAATAGGTACTGCTTACCATACTATTCATTACGGACTGAACTCTATGGGTTCTTATGCTTCTCAGATGGATACAAAAGAGATGTGGCAAGTTTCAGAGTACGTGATGAAATTGAAACAAGACTTAACGAAATAA
- the nrfD gene encoding NrfD/PsrC family molybdoenzyme membrane anchor subunit — translation MASHYEAPIRKPLVIGDKGYHDVSVDIAAPVEGRANKHWWIVFSIALIAFLWGIGCIVYTVSTGIGTWGLNKTVNWAWDITNFVWWVGIGHAGTLISAVLLLFRQKWRMAINRSAEAMTIFSVVQAGLFPIIHMGRPWLAYWVLPIPNQFGSLWVNFNSPLLWDVFAISTYLSVSLVFWWTGLLPDFAMLRDRAILPFQKKIYGLLSFGWSGRAKDWQRFEEVSLVLAGLATPLVLSVHTIVSFDFATSVIPGWHTTIFPPYFVAGAIFSGFAMVNTLLIIMRKVCHLEAYITVQHIELMNIVIMLTGSIVGCAYITELFMAWYSGVEYEQYAFLNRATGPYWWAYWSMMTCNVFSPQFMWFKKLRTSIMFSFAISIVVNIGMWFERFVIIVTSLHRDYLPSSWTMFSPTFVDIGIFVGTIGFFFVLFLLYARTFPVIAQAEVKSILKSSGSKYKKLRDAGKPLYTITKLTATEAKEEVITDDVLMGEVVPKQDTTESVSELLGTIGKFDATKETADDLKEIKGVGPQMEATLNGIGIFTFAQVGRMTNREYDLLDSITESFPGRAQRDDWAGQAKLLNNKKQ, via the coding sequence ATGGCGTCGCATTACGAAGCACCTATACGAAAGCCCTTAGTTATTGGGGATAAAGGCTACCACGATGTTAGTGTGGATATAGCCGCTCCAGTTGAGGGTAGGGCCAATAAGCATTGGTGGATTGTGTTTTCCATTGCCTTAATAGCATTTCTTTGGGGTATTGGTTGTATAGTGTATACAGTCTCCACAGGTATTGGAACATGGGGTTTGAACAAGACTGTTAACTGGGCTTGGGATATTACAAACTTTGTTTGGTGGGTAGGTATTGGTCACGCCGGTACTTTGATATCAGCGGTACTTTTGTTGTTCCGTCAAAAATGGAGAATGGCTATTAACCGTTCAGCGGAGGCAATGACTATTTTCTCTGTTGTTCAGGCGGGTCTTTTTCCAATTATACACATGGGGCGTCCTTGGTTGGCGTACTGGGTATTGCCTATTCCCAACCAATTTGGTTCACTTTGGGTAAACTTCAACTCTCCATTACTTTGGGATGTATTTGCAATTTCAACATATTTATCTGTATCGTTGGTTTTCTGGTGGACAGGTTTACTTCCTGATTTTGCCATGTTACGTGATAGGGCTATTCTTCCTTTTCAAAAGAAAATATATGGTTTATTAAGTTTTGGGTGGAGCGGTCGTGCAAAAGATTGGCAGCGTTTTGAAGAAGTTTCATTGGTATTAGCTGGTTTAGCTACCCCTCTTGTACTTTCTGTGCACACAATTGTATCGTTTGACTTTGCTACTTCGGTAATTCCGGGATGGCATACCACAATTTTCCCTCCATATTTTGTTGCTGGGGCAATCTTCTCTGGTTTTGCTATGGTGAATACGCTTTTGATTATCATGCGTAAAGTATGTCATTTGGAAGCTTATATTACTGTACAACATATTGAATTGATGAATATTGTTATCATGTTAACGGGTTCTATTGTAGGTTGTGCCTACATAACCGAGCTTTTCATGGCATGGTACTCAGGTGTAGAATACGAACAATATGCATTTTTGAATAGAGCTACCGGACCTTACTGGTGGGCGTACTGGTCAATGATGACATGTAATGTATTCTCTCCACAGTTTATGTGGTTCAAAAAATTGAGAACTAGTATTATGTTTTCATTTGCAATTTCAATAGTGGTGAACATAGGAATGTGGTTTGAGCGTTTTGTAATTATCGTTACGTCGCTTCACCGTGATTACCTTCCATCTTCTTGGACAATGTTCTCTCCAACATTTGTAGATATAGGAATCTTTGTTGGTACTATAGGATTTTTCTTTGTGTTGTTCCTTCTTTATGCTAGAACGTTCCCTGTAATTGCTCAGGCGGAAGTTAAATCTATCTTGAAATCTTCAGGAAGTAAGTATAAGAAATTAAGAGATGCAGGTAAGCCATTGTATACCATTACAAAATTGACTGCTACTGAAGCAAAAGAAGAGGTTATTACTGATGATGTGTTGATGGGTGAGGTTGTACCAAAACAAGATACGACTGAAAGTGTATCTGAACTTTTGGGTACTATAGGTAAATTTGATGCTACTAAAGAAACGGCTGATGACCTTAAAGAAATTAAAGGTGTAGGTCCACAAATGGAAGCAACTCTTAATGGAATTGGAATATTTACTTTCGCTCAAGTTGGTAGAATGACCAATAGAGAGTATGATTTGTTGGATTCAATAACGGAATCTTTTCCAGGTAGAGCGCAAAGAGACGATTGGGCCGGTCAGGCAAAATTATTAAACAATAAGAAACAATAG
- a CDS encoding cytochrome c oxidase subunit I yields the protein MSVTANAQVDDHGHDDHEHHHKQTFVTKYIFSQDHKMISKQYLITGVFVMGALGILMSLMFRMQLAWPGESFSVFEALLGKWAPDGVMDADVYLALVTIHGTLMVFFVLTQGLSGTFSNLLIPLQIGARDMASGFMNMLSFWMFFVSCIIMLASLFLEAGPAAAGWTIYPPLSALPMAQPGSGMGMTLWLVSMAIFIASSLMGSLNYVVTVINLRTKGMSMTRLPLTIWAFFVTAIIGIISFPVLLSAALLLIMDRSFGTSFFLSDIFIQGEVLHYQGGSPVLYEHLFWFLGHPEVYIVILPAMGIVSEVMAVNARKPIFGYRAMIASILAIAFLSTIVWGHHMFISGMNPFLGSVFTFTTLLIAIPSAVKAFNWITTLWKGNLQLNPAMLYSIGMVSTFITGGLTGIVLGDSTLDINVHDTYFVIAHFHLVMGISALYGMFAGIYHWFPTMFEGKMMNKNLGYIHFWITAVGSYGIFFPMHFVGMAGVPRRYYENTAFPMFDELTDIQVLMTVFAIITASAQLIFVYNFVRSIFYGKVGPKNPWKATTLEWTTPQEHIHGNWPGPIPEVHRWAYDYSKVDENDEYIIPGQDFVPQTVPLQKDEEELQH from the coding sequence ATGTCTGTTACTGCAAATGCACAGGTTGATGATCATGGACATGACGATCACGAACATCACCACAAACAAACCTTTGTAACTAAGTATATATTTAGTCAAGATCATAAGATGATCTCTAAGCAGTATTTAATTACTGGTGTATTCGTTATGGGGGCTTTGGGTATTTTAATGTCCCTTATGTTTCGTATGCAATTGGCTTGGCCAGGAGAATCTTTTTCTGTTTTTGAGGCCTTGTTAGGTAAATGGGCTCCAGATGGTGTTATGGATGCTGATGTGTATTTGGCATTGGTAACTATTCATGGTACGCTAATGGTGTTCTTTGTATTGACACAGGGCTTGAGTGGTACTTTTAGTAACTTGTTGATACCGCTTCAAATTGGAGCACGTGATATGGCATCTGGTTTTATGAACATGTTATCGTTCTGGATGTTCTTTGTTTCATGTATTATAATGTTAGCGTCATTATTTTTAGAAGCAGGTCCTGCAGCAGCGGGATGGACAATTTATCCGCCTTTAAGTGCTTTGCCAATGGCGCAGCCAGGTTCTGGTATGGGTATGACGTTATGGTTGGTATCTATGGCTATATTCATTGCTTCCTCACTTATGGGGTCATTGAATTATGTTGTGACTGTAATCAACCTTCGTACAAAAGGGATGTCTATGACTAGATTGCCTTTAACAATTTGGGCATTTTTTGTAACGGCCATCATTGGTATTATATCATTTCCTGTATTGTTATCTGCAGCGTTATTATTGATAATGGATAGAAGTTTTGGTACGTCTTTCTTTTTATCGGATATATTCATACAAGGTGAAGTCTTACATTACCAAGGTGGATCACCAGTATTATATGAACACCTTTTTTGGTTCTTGGGCCACCCTGAGGTATATATTGTAATTTTGCCTGCAATGGGTATCGTTTCTGAGGTAATGGCAGTGAATGCTAGAAAACCTATTTTCGGTTATCGTGCTATGATTGCTTCAATTCTTGCAATAGCTTTCTTATCAACCATCGTTTGGGGTCACCATATGTTTATTTCTGGTATGAACCCGTTCTTAGGTTCCGTATTTACATTTACAACGCTATTAATTGCTATACCATCTGCTGTAAAAGCATTTAACTGGATTACGACTCTTTGGAAGGGTAATCTACAATTGAACCCGGCAATGCTGTATTCAATAGGTATGGTATCTACTTTTATTACTGGTGGTCTTACCGGTATTGTTTTGGGAGATAGTACATTAGACATTAACGTTCACGATACTTATTTTGTAATTGCTCACTTCCACTTGGTAATGGGTATCTCTGCGCTTTACGGAATGTTTGCAGGTATTTACCACTGGTTCCCAACAATGTTTGAAGGCAAGATGATGAATAAGAATTTGGGGTACATCCATTTCTGGATTACTGCGGTTGGTTCTTATGGTATTTTCTTCCCTATGCATTTTGTTGGTATGGCAGGTGTACCAAGAAGATATTATGAAAACACGGCATTTCCAATGTTTGATGAATTAACGGATATTCAGGTATTGATGACCGTTTTTGCAATCATCACAGCAAGTGCTCAACTTATATTTGTATACAACTTTGTAAGAAGTATTTTCTACGGAAAGGTTGGCCCTAAGAATCCTTGGAAGGCTACAACTTTGGAGTGGACAACCCCGCAGGAACACATTCATGGAAACTGGCCTGGTCCTATTCCTGAAGTTCACCGTTGGGCTTATGATTATAGTAAGGTAGACGAGAATGACGAGTATATTATTCCTGGTCAAGATTTTGTGCCTCAAACAGTCCCTCTACAGAAAGATGAAGAAGAACTTCAACATTAA